From Paraflavitalea devenefica, the proteins below share one genomic window:
- a CDS encoding glycosyl hydrolase, translating into MSHYLFRSLLCILALAGSLHLAAQAPNLPVKQTLNETLLTGRAFTNAAGEDTVLKQYTIPNNYTLEVVAKVNTATGRGLDIEARNARVKGFRLSLDAATLKGTSALSATKALTASGAGQYHTIRVAVNNDSAYIYQNGAYIETQPLASIKDIAGGVESNQLLNTVKGPTLIPDWAGTPTNNTGKPDAYGWAYTGTTSTTLFAAANSTTAGTSRYMDVNASSGGNLHTHNSATYTGRLLYVRWDGNSIQNTVYSYPVTLEANTTYDFSMLHAYISNATGSRTITVGVGPTTATSGRIASYTFTTSGTRVLNRENFVFTSREAGTYYLTVTGNWGLFSIGELSVNKLDVLPRFIFGKNYPSGAVDMDISSVTYEEGAYAPAALVTGPQQPVTVTGSTASFLPTFNTQFIVPGKTDLHLTGEYAPLINSTVELNSADAWLFFDNIKPSDVVANWLDKVTINGIPAAGNPDLRIAIYKNGTAVIPYGKQTNTQALEVFTGANLTGNTKAYEIETYHNNLDTFNNKIRSFKLRRGYMATLANNPDGSGYSRVFIANDEDLIVNTLPQGLDTTVSFIRVFRWDWISKKGKAGWSPAKINATWYYDWNIGGSAAANYDYAIIRQNGGWPSWNDLNNKKNVNHLLGFNEPDRPDQANMTVDQAFSQWPDMMKSGLRIGSPAPASPHNSWITDFLAKCDQLNYRVDFVAIHCYWGGLTPQQWYSQLKSIYDRVKRPLWITEWNNGANWTTEPWPTDQQAQFEKQYNDMKGILQVLDTTSFVERYAIYDWVENKRAMVLADTLTLAGKYYAANKSNFAYNPQKAFVHNWKLVAPALSAAINSDDYFKATLTWKDLNGETGSRYILERKIEGVDTSFLPVQEFTGYPVAGTLTYVDSVFNKATYRVKAVDFSGSQFVYSATLDVVRDAVPVAPTSLTGEVLAASQIKLQWNAGTNVRSYNLKRSLHPDGPFDTVAARTTQLEFTDKNLTPATTYYYMVTALNSAGESAPSALLELRTNDLVAPTTVLQPRIASGDARIILTWDFQYDALYHVLRSGAENGSYDTIATAVDVVRFTDSAVTNGTHYYYKAIAYNAAGSSPETAVLTGKPMAGRHLFVSFNDTGSVAEDTWGGYQGRLAATAMRDTGYTGSALKLDGTATAYATLDEGMLTGLNDFTIATWVKMDALSNWMRIFDFGTGTNQYLFLTPQVNVTGGQSTVRYAIKNGGGEQSVSYAFAWPLNTWTHLAVTQSGNTASLYINGALVAANNNITIKPAQLGSTRQNYIGKSQFNDPLLKGAVDEFKIFNRALTAFEITEAMKEEQAIFFAPIAEKKITDSNFVAGATASSGLPITYTSSDTSVATIINDTIYIVGAGIASITATQPGNGQYAAALPVVQSLTVTKLYYVDGDNDGLGSQVAHWLPVPTAPAGYAENNTDCDDTNPVPVTVTIPDVYAMNLASAEKNTIYIGYGPESLTIKAMPAGGTGPYQYAWSGGATTRSITVRVADTFAVVVTDAKGCQASAAIIIKTMNVECGPRNNKVMVCHKGRTLCVAAAAVEAHLCHGDRLGDCDVLTAASQASPIGKATVGEEHLGVTLYPNPVKDHLTINIGKLEQQASIQVFNAVGTRVIAKNLTTATSQLSFKGLAAGIYYVQIRNGAQLKVEKIVKE; encoded by the coding sequence ATGAGCCATTACCTTTTCAGATCTTTACTATGTATCCTGGCCCTGGCAGGCAGCCTCCACCTGGCTGCCCAGGCGCCCAATTTACCTGTCAAACAGACACTTAATGAAACCCTCCTCACCGGCAGGGCCTTTACCAATGCTGCCGGGGAAGATACTGTGTTGAAACAGTATACTATACCCAATAATTACACCCTCGAAGTAGTAGCAAAAGTAAATACCGCTACCGGTCGGGGCCTTGATATAGAGGCCCGCAACGCCAGGGTGAAAGGTTTCAGGCTCTCGCTGGATGCTGCCACCCTTAAAGGAACATCGGCCCTATCGGCCACTAAGGCATTGACAGCCTCCGGCGCCGGACAGTACCATACCATCCGGGTGGCGGTCAACAATGATTCGGCCTACATCTACCAGAATGGCGCTTATATTGAAACGCAGCCGCTGGCGTCTATTAAAGACATTGCCGGTGGGGTGGAAAGCAATCAATTGCTCAACACCGTGAAAGGCCCCACGCTCATTCCCGACTGGGCTGGTACACCTACTAACAATACCGGTAAACCTGATGCGTATGGCTGGGCCTATACCGGCACCACTTCCACCACTTTATTTGCGGCGGCCAACTCCACCACGGCCGGCACTTCCAGGTACATGGATGTAAACGCTTCTTCGGGTGGCAACCTCCATACCCATAATAGTGCTACCTATACGGGCCGGTTGCTGTATGTACGATGGGATGGCAACAGCATTCAGAATACCGTATACAGTTATCCCGTAACGCTCGAAGCCAATACCACCTATGATTTTTCCATGTTGCATGCCTACATCTCCAATGCCACCGGCAGCAGGACCATCACCGTAGGTGTGGGCCCCACCACCGCTACCAGCGGCAGGATTGCGTCTTATACTTTCACCACCAGTGGCACCAGGGTGCTCAACCGGGAAAACTTTGTCTTTACTTCCCGCGAAGCAGGTACCTATTATTTAACGGTGACCGGCAACTGGGGGCTGTTTTCCATCGGCGAACTATCGGTGAATAAACTGGACGTACTGCCCAGGTTTATTTTTGGTAAGAACTATCCTTCCGGAGCGGTGGATATGGACATCAGCAGTGTGACCTATGAAGAAGGCGCCTATGCGCCTGCAGCGCTTGTGACTGGTCCACAACAACCCGTTACCGTGACCGGCAGTACCGCTTCTTTCCTGCCCACCTTTAATACGCAATTCATTGTGCCCGGTAAAACTGACCTGCACCTGACCGGTGAATACGCGCCTTTAATTAACTCGACGGTAGAATTAAATTCAGCGGATGCCTGGCTCTTCTTCGACAACATCAAGCCATCAGACGTAGTGGCCAACTGGCTCGATAAAGTGACCATCAACGGCATTCCTGCTGCAGGCAATCCCGATCTGCGCATTGCCATCTACAAAAACGGTACGGCCGTTATTCCTTATGGTAAGCAAACCAATACCCAGGCGCTCGAAGTATTTACCGGCGCCAACCTCACCGGTAATACGAAAGCTTACGAAATAGAGACCTATCACAATAACCTCGATACCTTCAACAATAAAATCAGGTCGTTCAAACTACGCAGGGGTTACATGGCCACCCTGGCCAACAATCCCGATGGATCAGGTTACAGCCGGGTGTTCATTGCCAACGATGAGGACCTTATTGTCAATACCCTGCCACAGGGATTGGATACCACCGTTTCCTTCATCCGTGTTTTCCGTTGGGATTGGATCAGCAAAAAAGGAAAAGCAGGCTGGTCGCCGGCAAAGATCAACGCCACCTGGTATTACGACTGGAACATTGGCGGGTCGGCTGCTGCCAACTATGACTATGCGATCATCCGGCAGAACGGCGGATGGCCTTCCTGGAACGACCTCAACAACAAAAAGAACGTCAACCATCTCCTGGGCTTTAATGAACCTGACCGGCCCGATCAGGCGAACATGACCGTTGACCAGGCCTTCAGTCAATGGCCCGACATGATGAAATCGGGTCTGCGCATTGGTTCGCCGGCCCCTGCCAGTCCGCACAACAGTTGGATCACCGACTTCCTGGCGAAATGTGATCAGCTAAACTACCGGGTCGACTTTGTGGCCATTCACTGTTACTGGGGAGGTTTGACGCCGCAGCAGTGGTACTCACAACTAAAGAGCATCTATGACCGGGTGAAGCGTCCACTCTGGATCACCGAATGGAACAATGGCGCCAACTGGACCACCGAACCATGGCCCACCGATCAGCAGGCGCAGTTTGAAAAACAATACAACGATATGAAGGGCATCCTGCAGGTACTGGATACCACTTCCTTTGTAGAGCGCTATGCCATCTACGATTGGGTAGAAAACAAAAGGGCCATGGTATTGGCTGATACCCTTACGCTGGCCGGCAAATACTATGCAGCCAACAAATCGAACTTTGCCTACAACCCGCAAAAAGCATTTGTACATAACTGGAAGTTGGTAGCGCCCGCCTTATCAGCCGCCATCAACAGCGATGATTACTTTAAAGCAACACTAACCTGGAAGGACCTGAACGGCGAAACAGGTTCCAGGTACATCCTCGAAAGAAAAATAGAGGGCGTGGATACCAGCTTCCTGCCCGTGCAGGAATTCACCGGTTACCCGGTGGCGGGTACCCTCACCTATGTAGACAGTGTATTCAACAAAGCCACCTACCGGGTGAAAGCCGTTGATTTTTCCGGCAGCCAGTTTGTGTATTCCGCTACACTCGATGTGGTCAGGGATGCAGTGCCGGTAGCGCCCACCAGCCTTACCGGCGAAGTGCTGGCGGCCTCACAGATCAAACTGCAATGGAATGCGGGTACCAATGTCCGTTCCTACAACCTGAAGCGGTCATTACATCCCGACGGACCTTTTGACACGGTAGCTGCCCGTACCACCCAATTGGAGTTTACCGACAAGAACCTCACACCGGCTACCACCTATTACTATATGGTGACGGCGCTGAACTCCGCAGGAGAAAGCGCTCCTTCAGCACTGCTGGAACTACGCACCAACGATCTCGTTGCACCCACAACTGTATTACAGCCACGCATCGCCTCAGGCGATGCCAGGATCATACTTACCTGGGATTTCCAGTACGACGCCTTGTATCATGTATTGCGTTCCGGTGCGGAGAATGGCAGCTATGATACCATTGCCACGGCGGTGGATGTGGTACGTTTTACAGATAGTGCGGTCACCAATGGTACCCACTACTATTACAAAGCGATAGCGTACAATGCAGCGGGCAGCAGTCCCGAAACGGCTGTGTTAACAGGCAAGCCTATGGCCGGTCGTCACCTGTTCGTCTCCTTCAATGATACCGGCAGTGTGGCTGAAGATACCTGGGGCGGCTATCAGGGCAGGCTGGCGGCTACTGCTATGCGGGATACGGGCTACACCGGCAGCGCCTTGAAACTGGATGGCACGGCCACTGCTTATGCCACACTGGATGAAGGAATGCTCACCGGGCTCAATGATTTTACCATTGCGACCTGGGTGAAGATGGACGCGCTCTCCAACTGGATGCGGATCTTTGATTTCGGTACCGGTACTAATCAATACCTGTTCCTCACACCGCAGGTGAACGTAACCGGCGGACAATCCACCGTGCGTTACGCCATCAAGAATGGTGGTGGTGAACAATCCGTCAGCTATGCCTTTGCCTGGCCGTTAAACACCTGGACGCACCTGGCCGTTACCCAGTCGGGCAATACTGCCAGTCTGTACATCAATGGCGCGCTGGTAGCTGCCAACAACAACATTACCATCAAGCCTGCTCAATTGGGCAGCACCCGCCAGAACTACATCGGTAAATCCCAGTTCAACGATCCCCTGCTCAAAGGCGCGGTGGATGAATTCAAAATTTTCAACCGGGCATTGACTGCCTTTGAAATAACGGAAGCGATGAAAGAGGAGCAAGCCATCTTCTTCGCGCCGATCGCAGAAAAGAAAATAACCGATAGCAACTTTGTGGCCGGTGCTACGGCTTCTTCCGGTCTGCCCATTACCTATACATCTTCCGATACATCAGTAGCTACAATTATTAATGACACCATCTACATCGTGGGGGCCGGTATTGCCAGCATTACGGCTACCCAGCCGGGCAATGGTCAGTATGCAGCCGCCCTACCGGTGGTGCAATCACTCACTGTAACCAAATTGTACTACGTAGATGGTGATAACGATGGATTGGGTTCGCAGGTAGCGCATTGGCTGCCGGTGCCTACAGCCCCGGCGGGTTATGCAGAGAACAATACCGATTGTGACGATACCAACCCGGTGCCGGTAACCGTAACCATTCCCGATGTATATGCTATGAACCTGGCCTCGGCAGAAAAGAATACCATCTACATCGGTTATGGACCAGAGTCCCTCACCATCAAGGCAATGCCGGCCGGTGGGACCGGGCCTTACCAATATGCGTGGAGTGGGGGAGCTACTACCCGGTCTATCACGGTGCGGGTGGCGGATACCTTTGCCGTAGTGGTGACCGATGCAAAAGGATGCCAGGCGTCTGCTGCTATCATCATCAAAACCATGAATGTGGAATGCGGCCCCCGCAACAACAAAGTCATGGTTTGTCACAAAGGCAGAACCCTTTGTGTGGCCGCCGCCGCAGTGGAAGCACACCTGTGCCATGGCGA